The stretch of DNA GCTGGAAGTGTAAATTCATACTGAGTCGCTCTAACGCCTATCTTTCTATCATATCTATGTGACTGAATATCAAGCGAGTATAAGATATTTGGCAAGACAATATCATCAGTAAATTTATGATACTGAAGCGATGGAAGCTCTTGAAGAGTGTCTTTGTTCTCATTTTTTGAGCCAATCTTTTCAGTATCTATATAGTATTTTGCATAAGTACCAAAATAATGATCGTCATTTGCGATGAAGTAGTTAAATTTAGAAGTTACAAGCGAATCATAATCATCATCCCTGCCCTTTAAATTTAAATAATCTATATCATTTAGCTTCGTTGCGTCTATCCAAATTCCCTCTTGTAAATCTGCTTCACTAAGGTATCTTATAAGCTTATCTCTTTCGTATTTTAGTCCGATACCTTTATGTGTTTTATTCTTTAGTTCAGCCTTATTTGAAGTCTCTCCTTTTTGCTTGGCTCGGTAGCTGCTTTTATCAGCAAATGAACCAAAGCTGATTTCGCCCCTTGAATCAGGCGACTCAGTAAATCTAAACGCACCATAAATTCCAGCACCCCTGTTTGTTCTGATCTGCGGATCAAGCTCAAAGTCCCACTCATTATAAGGTGCAAAATAAATCGGCTGCTTGTAATAAAAACCTTCAGATTTTCCGTATCCAAGCTCAGGCGGCAAAAGACCTGTTCTTCTTGTAGTATCTGTTGAAAAACCAAAATATGGCAAGTAAAAAACTGGTACATTGGCTATACGAAAGACTGGATTAAAAAGATGTAAAAATTTGCTTTGTTTATTTAGCATAGCTGAGCTTGAGGTGATGCTCCAGTCAGGATCTTGGACATTACAGCTTGAAACCATCGCTTTTTTTACTCTATAGTACTCACTGTCAGAGCTGCTCTCATCGCTTCTCATCCATACTTCCATGTCTTTATTCATCATAAAAAGCGATTCAAAAGCAGTATCATTATTTTTTAAATTTAGCTTTGCATAATTTGAGCGAGAGACTTCGCTCTTGCCCTTCATCATGTTGACGTTACCAAATAGCTCGATAACCGAATTATTTTGATCATACACAGCACAATCAGCCGTTACAAGATAATCTTGTGAATATACAACGACGTTTTTATTTGCCGTTACGATGCCTTTATCTTGCTTTACATCATCGGCCAAAAGCTGCACATCTTGCACAGCTGCACTTAGATTTAAAATACAAACCGGAACTAAAAATAAAATTTTACGCATTTATCACCACTGTTTTTGCTATTTTGTCTTGCCAAGTTTGCCTAGCTGGATTTGCAAATGCCCATGCAAAACCAAGATAAAAACAAGCTTCACTAACCAACCTAAAAATCGCTCTTACCAAGCTTGAAATAAAATTTGGTCTATCTAAAATTTCTACATTAATGCACATCGTCTTTGTTAGCATTTGTCCAAGACTCGCACCATAATACCAAACAAAAAATACATGATAAATAATCTTTAGTGCGACTATTTGCCAAAAGAAATTTAAGGTCAAATTTCTGGCTTCATCATAGCTCATAACCGACAAAAAAGCATCCCAGTAAATGATCAAAAACAAAGAAGAAACAATACATTCATCAATTGAGTAAGCTAGCACTCTTTTTGAAAATGGCGCTAGCGAAATTTCTTCTTTTTCAAGTTTTTCAACTATCTGCATACTCATTTTAATGCCTGCCAGGCAATATCTTTTCTATAATGTGCTCCATCAAATTTTACATTTTCGCAAAGCTCATAAGCTCTATCACGTGCCTCTTTTATACTCTTCGCAGTGGCCACGCAGACTAATACTCTGCCACCATCTGCATAAATTTCTCCATCTTGCTCACTAACACCAGCATAAGCGATGTGAGCATTTTTTACATCATTTAAAACTGAAATTTTAGCTTTTGGGCTGCTTTTATACGGATAGTCCTTACTAGCCATCACAACGCCAACTGCAAATTCATCTTTTAAGCTAATAGGCTTTAGCTCGCCCTTTGCAGCATTTAGTAAAATTTCGCTTAATTTTCCGTCAATTAACGGCATCAAGACCTCGCACTCAGGATCGCCAAATCTGACGTTAAACTCAAGTACATAAGGCTCATTTTTCACGATCATCAGTCCCACAAAAAGTACTCCACAAAATGGACTACCCTCGTTTTTCATCCCTTTTAAAGTTGGCTTTACAACCTCTTCTTCGACCCTTTTTATCAGCTCTTTTGAAGCAAGCGGACTTGGAGCATAAGCACCCATGCCACCAG from Campylobacter concisus encodes:
- a CDS encoding LPS-assembly protein LptD; protein product: MRKILFLVPVCILNLSAAVQDVQLLADDVKQDKGIVTANKNVVVYSQDYLVTADCAVYDQNNSVIELFGNVNMMKGKSEVSRSNYAKLNLKNNDTAFESLFMMNKDMEVWMRSDESSSDSEYYRVKKAMVSSCNVQDPDWSITSSSAMLNKQSKFLHLFNPVFRIANVPVFYLPYFGFSTDTTRRTGLLPPELGYGKSEGFYYKQPIYFAPYNEWDFELDPQIRTNRGAGIYGAFRFTESPDSRGEISFGSFADKSSYRAKQKGETSNKAELKNKTHKGIGLKYERDKLIRYLSEADLQEGIWIDATKLNDIDYLNLKGRDDDYDSLVTSKFNYFIANDDHYFGTYAKYYIDTEKIGSKNENKDTLQELPSLQYHKFTDDIVLPNILYSLDIQSHRYDRKIGVRATQYEFTLPASVHVPLLDDSLTFSFYEYLYASRINYENKINSFDDKREDKHTNFVNNYHKFALHTDLAKAYESFYHTLNFGAEYLLPGYRKGNLDDEFIYDKNLNEYENFLTQEQSKEEISGYLTQYFFNSNGRKIIKHSISQGYYTKEDEYSNLKNSIYLYPFENLNLYNKLEYSHKSKELKKVQSGFSYTNDLFWLNMLHTMKKNDSKIKNSATKDSYFTSGLGVKLPHQYSLIGGWQYDIERSYTKSWRVGVLHQRKCWNYGIIYQQDVEPTTTINGSASTRKNGIYFTINFYPMGGLHYDFSQSSTKSSAN
- a CDS encoding RDD family protein: MSMQIVEKLEKEEISLAPFSKRVLAYSIDECIVSSLFLIIYWDAFLSVMSYDEARNLTLNFFWQIVALKIIYHVFFVWYYGASLGQMLTKTMCINVEILDRPNFISSLVRAIFRLVSEACFYLGFAWAFANPARQTWQDKIAKTVVINA